TATTCGCCGGCTGTTGTCTACCCTGCATCATATCCGCAGGCGGTGCCGGTCCAGCTCGTGGAGAGGGAGCGTACTGTTGCTGAGGTTGTGGCACATGTCCTGTCTGCTGCTGCTGTTGGAGGACGGCAGTCAAGGCATCCAACTTCTTCTCCAGCTCAGCGACTCGACTGTCTGCCTTCTTCTGTCTCTTACGACTTGGTGCTGTGATGATGCACTGCCTGCCTGCCTTCTGACATCTGCGACATGGCAGCTCGGGGTGGGCCGGGTCCTGGTCGCATCGTACTTTCAGCCCTCTGCAGGCTTCGCACGCGCGTGGTCTCTTTGGATCTTCGCCAATTCCTCCTTCGCCGTCATCGTGGGAGTTGTTTGCGTTTGCGTCGTGTGGAATGTGATACGCGCCCGGCGGCGGTGGGGCAGCGGGACTCGCCTGGTTGCTCGCGCTGCCTGTCGATGGTGCTCCTGTAGTCGGCTGCTGGGGTGTGTGTCCCTGCGGTGTCGGATAGTGGTAGTATGGCTGCGGCGGGGATGGTGCGTATGTCTGTGGGACGGGTGGTGGTCGCTCGTACTTGAGCGGCGGTGGCGGAGCGGAGGGGGTGGAGTCGCCGCCGAGTCGAAGTCGAGGGTCGATCTGCGGGTGTTGCTGTTGTCCGCTCATGGTCGCGATAGCCTGATACTTACTGTTAGCCTGGTCGTCGTCGGTGGTCGGCGAGAACACGGCGTGAAAGAGGCCGCGAATGCGACTGTGAAAGATCCGAAGTAACCGAGAAGGAGGATCCTCGCCAAGCATTTCTGCCTGAGGCCTGAACTTCATCGATATAATGCCGTCCTTCACTTCCTTGTGCCACTGCAACATCAACACTTCCACGTCCAGCAGCATGGGCGCCGCATCCATCTGGTATCTAGCAATGCACGACGCGGTCCGGCAAGTGAATTCGCGCATGTGGTGTTGTACGTACCTCAATCCCGCAGGACCAACGCCCTCGCCTTCGAGCAGAACCTCTTGCCCGTGTTCGGGTGCGCCTTGAAGAGGTTGCGGATGGCCACGAGCCGCTGGCACTTATCTGTGTACTTTGGCAGTACTGCCGGGCAGTACTGCGGGAGGTATATGGCCTTGAGGGCGTGGTAGTAGATTGCGCCCTGGATGTCTGCTGGCAGGTCGTTGAAGTTGGCCATTTCTGGAAGATAAGGTCAGTGATATGGTATGGGGCAAGAGATGAAAGTTTCGGGAGAGTGCATGGGGCGGTGAAGGTGGTTTCACGTACCTCGCGGCGATGTTGTTCGTAGCAGAGACGGTTGGGCTCGTCGAGAGGTATGTAATTTGCTGGCGGCGCTTCACCTGCTGACTACTCAAACCGCTCGCGTAGCATTGGCAAGGATCAGACACCCCTCTCTGCTAGTATCTTCGCCCGTTGAAGGAACGGAACTCCAGTGTGAAGCATTGCAATGCTACGCCCTCTTCTACGGCACCCTCCCAATAACACAACCTTCATTACATTCGACCTACTCACTTACACGCGAAGCTATCAACGCTTGCTGCATCTCCACCAAGATACACCTGCTGCTTCGGCCACGCACATACTCTCCGTTCCATGTGCATATCCCCCTTGCCCTTCGCAAGAAGTGTCTCGGGCGCAACTCCCCCCTCAACCCAGTTAATCACAGCATCAAGAGATCCTGCAGGTGGGGGCCCAGTTCCACCAGCGCAGTGAGCCACCCCAGGAGCTTCAAAGTATCGATAGAAGTTCGCTGCATTAGCATCCTGCTCGAGAACCCGTTGATAGTAGTGCGAGGACCCATTCGGCATGATGAGTTGATCAGCCAGACCGTGCCAAGTCAACATTTTACCGCCATGGTCACGGAAGGCTGAGAGATCTGGATCGGAAGTGTCGATTATGCTGGTGTATTCTTGTATCGATCGATGCCAGAGGGAGAAGTATTCCTCGTTTGTGAAGTTGCGGAGGTCTGCATCTTCGTCTTTCAGTAGGAGGTACTTGATGTGTTCGGCTGGGAACATGGTCAGTGGTCGTCATTGATTGAGGGCTGAAGAAGCAAACTCACAACCAAAGGCACCGGTACACGCTGAGACGCTGGCATTGCCTGAACATTCGGTTCCCAATGTTCCACCAGTCAGATCCGTCTCATGCGTAAAACCGTACCATCCATACTTCCCATCCTTACTCCTCGCTCCTCGCCAAACGGCATTGACGATGTCTGCAGCTTCTTTACTAAACCTCCTCTGCTCCCCATTGCACTCAAACTCCTCCCCAACCAGGCTCCTCGCATCAAACTCACACAATCCAGGCAAACTAATAATCTCATCCTTCACCCCATCAATCTCATCACAAGCCTCCACCGCCCTCCTCGTGATAGCCTCAATCTCACACTCAGCCGGATAATAATCCATCTCATTCATAACCTGCTGACCCCAAAACTCCGCTAGCAAAAAGTTCGCCCAATTGATCGCCGGCGCAATCGCCAAGATTCCATCATACGCATCCGGATACCTCTGCGCCATCATCAGTCCCTGTCGCCCTCCAGTCGAGCAGCCTGACCAGTAACTCTTCTTCGGTTTTGTCTGATAGAAGTTGGCCGTGATTTGTTTCCCGGTGATTGCCAGATCATTCAACGCCACGCTCGCAAAATTCTGCAACCCAGTCAGGTTGACATTCCCATTACTATCCAGAATCCAACTCTCCGCACTACTATCGTACTGCGAGTGACCCCCATCCGTCGACGCCGAGGCCCATCCATCTGCAGTGTTCGGAGCTATTTGGTCCCACGGCCTGCCTGTCCTCCAGCCTCCTCCGCCGGTTCCAAGGAAGCGGCCGTTCCAGTTGTCGAAGGGTAGTAGGACGAAGACGTTGATTTCGTCATGACGGCCGGGGTGGGTGTATGTCACTGTTACGTTGCAGAAGTTGAGGTCGTTCCAGGTGCCGTTTACCCTTGTGCCTTCGATTTCTGCTGATGTGGCGGCGAAGTTGTGGACGGGGTTTGCTTGGACTTCGAGGATCTTGGCGCCGAAGACGTCGAGGTTGTTCAGGAAGGAACCATTGCAGCGCTGTACGAGATTGGAGCTGGAGATTTCGCCGTAGGATGCCATTGTCGTTTGCAAAGGTAGCTGCTCAATCACAGCGAGGAAGTCCTGCTCCGCCATGACCGCCTCTTTATACTCTTACCCGTGCCCAGCCGGCTATCTTGCTTCCTTTTGCTGCATTACACTGTACCCACTACAGTGCTACCAGATCGAGGTCCCGAAGCCTGAGATCCATGGATGACGCAGACTGCAAGATGAATGATGCAAACAAAGTGGAGCCTCCTGCTTTAGCCTCCTGCTTTCCCCGCACGAGAGTTCTGATCCGAAGACTGGGCTTCCCTTGCCGAAATCTGGGTAACGATACTGCCATGGGCTGGCTTTGTGCTGAGCTTGGCTTTGTCGCGATTGGCAGCTGACGCTTTTCCTGATTGAGCGTGGTGAAAGATGTGGGTGAATGCATTGGCGTGGTTGTTTGGGATCGATATATGCAACATTTGAAATGCATCGCGACCATCATACTGCTCAAATACTGCTGTCTTGAACCGCGAGGCCAACATGAGCTGCAGAGAATATCTGAAAGACTTGAATTGATCGGATTGCAGGCGAGGCGCTTTGAAAAATCTTGTTTCCTGACAATGGAACATGCTGCAAGGTCGAATCAGCGAGAGCCTCAATAGACAGCATAGAGTACTCATCTTACTCGAAGCACCCACCGCATCGCCTCAACGATGAGGGAAGTCTCCAGTGGCCTGTCCACGGACGAAACCAACCTGATGCCCTCCCCGACCGCCCCCAGGTCTTGCGCCCCTATATACTCTACCTAGCCTACCTACTCTACCTATTCCCACCGCCTCCCTTCACGCCAACCCCCAGTGCTCCCACAGATGCATCCAGCCGAGCAGCCACCCTGACTGCATCGACGCAGTGGCGAGCTGCGCGTGCTCTTGCCGACTATATAACGCCACAACAGTCCACGTCCCATTCCCCTCTCGCCAGATCGAGATGCGGCTGGGCGTTGGCAAGCCCAAGACCGCCATGTTGGTGCGGAGCCGGAACTCGTCCACTGGGCCGCGAAGGCCGGGCATGCTGAGCTGATTGAGCCTGGCTGGAGGAACGAAGGGCCGTGCTGCTGGGTTCAGCGCCTGTTGTTGCggttgctgctgctgctgagCAGCGGGTGATGATgatggtggtggtggtggtgctGTCGAAGGAGGGCCGGGAAAGAATTCGTCGTCGTCGTTTTCGTTGAAGGATCTTGCTTCGTTGAAGCGGCGGCGGTACTGCTCTTGCTCTGCGGAAGGCATTGTGGGTTGTGGTGGTGGGTGTGAGCTTGTTGTTGTGGTTGTTGGTGCTGTGTGATGGTATCTGTCGATGTCGAAGCGCTGTGAAGCTGTATGATTCCAATCGATCTAAGTGAGGGTGTGGCTCTAGGAGCTATTGTTGCTGTGTGAGGTCACTGCAAGGCTCAATGGCGGCTTGGCGGGCTCTCGCGGTCATATTTGATTTCTTAGCCGCCTGCTGCAACACTTCCTTCTCAGCGACGAGAACACACACAGTACGTACCACTCATTGACCAGCACCTGCGTTGCAGCCTTTGCTAACGTATCACCTCTCTTGCTTGCAGAACAACAAGACATACACATCACTCGACATGTCAGTACAGACCCCTTTCGATGGATTGGACAGTACTAACAGCTTGAGCCCAGGGCTATCACATACACCGCCAACCAACTTCTCTCCCGCCGCTACATCCTGTAAGTCATAGAGCATGACACCTGCCTCTGGACGTCACTGATAACCTTGTAGTACCGCCGCCTCCACACCAATCACCCTCTCCATCGACCTCATGGCCCTCCGAACGGTGCAAGATCTCGTCGCCCAGCGCGAGCTGGCAGAGGCCCAGCGGTACGCCACCGCCATCAACACATACGATGACAGCAGCATCGATGCTCTATGGCAACGCATCATCAACATCAATCGAGGCAGCGGGTGGTGGCCGCTGAGCCGCGCCGCCACCCACGCGCGCCAACAGCTCACGCTGCGCCGCAACCTCCGCGAGTTCAACCGGGCCCGCGCAGCCCACCACCACCAGACAAGCACTTTGTCGCCAGCAGAGAGATGGGCCTTGCGCCGAGCGCGCAACATCCGCCGCCAGCAGCAGTGGCAACGACGACAGGCTCGACGCCACAATTGACCTGGTGTAGGTCACGACAAGATACAAGCACCCATGCTTGACACCGAAAAATGGGCCGCTGCAGCACCGTCCGCGAGGGCGCTGCTGAGCAGTGAAGTCGGTCGATGGCAGACACCTTCACGTGGTGACCGGCGTGAGTAGTCCTTCGGGGCGAAACCAAGAGAGAGTAGCTCGATTCGAGTGAAACCAGTAGCTGCCCAAGGTGAGTCTGAGGAGGGCAGGAAGGTGGTCGAGGAGAAGATGATATTCAGGGAGTAGGGAGGGCGCTTCCGGTCGCCCAATACCGCAGAAGGGGACATCCGACGCCACTGGTTGAAGTTCTCTACGGTTGACGAGGCTGGCTTGTCCTCGAGTCAGGAGAGAAGCGCATCCACGAGCCAGGCATTGAGGTGAACATGCAGGTAGCGTGCAGTCTTAGTAAATAACAGTCTCCTCTCGCTCTTCACGATTCTTGCAGCCATCATCTCTAGATCCATGAGACTCCAGCCCAGATCGtctaccttcttcttctcgtcCAAGGCAGAACACATCCCTCAAGCATCGCAACTTCGACC
This genomic window from Fulvia fulva chromosome 4, complete sequence contains:
- a CDS encoding putative feruloyl esterase, yielding MAEQDFLAVIEQLPLQTTMASYGEISSSNLVQRCNGSFLNNLDVFGAKILEVQANPVHNFAATSAEIEGTRVNGTWNDLNFCNVTVTYTHPGRHDEINVFVLLPFDNWNGRFLGTGGGGWRTGRPWDQIAPNTADGWASASTDGGHSQYDSSAESWILDSNGNVNLTGLQNFASVALNDLAITGKQITANFYQTKPKKSYWSGCSTGGRQGLMMAQRYPDAYDGILAIAPAINWANFLLAEFWGQQVMNEMDYYPAECEIEAITRRAVEACDEIDGVKDEIISLPGLCEFDARSLVGEEFECNGEQRRFSKEAADIVNAVWRGARSKDGKYGWYGFTHETDLTGGTLGTECSGNASVSACTGAFGSEHIKYLLLKDEDADLRNFTNEEYFSLWHRSIQEYTSIIDTSDPDLSAFRDHGGKMLTWHGLADQLIMPNGSSHYYQRVLEQDANAANFYRYFEAPGVAHCAGGTGPPPAGSLDAVINWVEGGVAPETLLAKGKGDMHMERRVCAWPKQQVYLGGDAASVDSFACK